In the genome of Macrobrachium nipponense isolate FS-2020 chromosome 34, ASM1510439v2, whole genome shotgun sequence, one region contains:
- the LOC135208001 gene encoding uncharacterized protein LOC135208001 isoform X2: MYVLEAESNFADIPYEVEKKLESALKEDDNWKAAAVVIKDWFAEETVLSSVDIREMERRGSAARDLMNKFIQLNFSIEDVQFVLTKSGLTNIVNLLITNVRVSGS; encoded by the exons ATGTATGTTTTGGAAGCAGAatcaaattttgcagatattccaTATGAAGTAGAAAAAAAGTTGGAAAGTGCCCTAAAAGAAGATGACAATTGGAAAGCTGCTGCAGTCGTTATAAAAGACTGGTTTGCTGAAGAGACAGTATTGAG CTCTGTTGACATCCGTGAAATGGAGCGAAGGGGCTCTGCAGCAAGGGATTTAATGAACAAATTCATTCAATTGAACTTTTCAATAGAAGATGTTCAATTCGTCCTTACAAAAAGTGGGCTCACAAACATTGTAAATCTTCTCATAACAAATG TTCGAGTGTCTGGCTCCTGA
- the LOC135208001 gene encoding uncharacterized protein LOC135208001 isoform X1, with amino-acid sequence MYVLEAESNFADIPYEVEKKLESALKEDDNWKAAAVVIKDWFAEETVLSSVDIREMERRGSAARDLMNKFIQLNFSIEDVQFVLTKSGLTNIVNLLITNEYLAQHKFNSNIA; translated from the exons ATGTATGTTTTGGAAGCAGAatcaaattttgcagatattccaTATGAAGTAGAAAAAAAGTTGGAAAGTGCCCTAAAAGAAGATGACAATTGGAAAGCTGCTGCAGTCGTTATAAAAGACTGGTTTGCTGAAGAGACAGTATTGAG CTCTGTTGACATCCGTGAAATGGAGCGAAGGGGCTCTGCAGCAAGGGATTTAATGAACAAATTCATTCAATTGAACTTTTCAATAGAAGATGTTCAATTCGTCCTTACAAAAAGTGGGCTCACAAACATTGTAAATCTTCTCATAACAAATG aatactTGGCTCAACATAAATTCAATTCCAATATAGCATAA